In Roseibium algicola, the DNA window ATTGTTGGTCCCAAGATCAAGCGCGGCATAAAGCGGTGAGTTGTTCCTGCCCGTAGACCGATCATATGGTGCAGGATTACGAGAACCGTCGACCTGTTCCTTCCGGCTTGCTGACGGGCGATTTTCACCATCCCGACGCATGCGCAATTCATGATTACGGTGGGAGGGTGTACCGGTACTCTTTTCGAGTGTCTTTGAGCTGACAACGATGTCGCCATCGTTTGTCCGTGCAACAGGGACTGATTCTGCTCCGTTGGCGGACTGTTTGCGCCGTCGGCCGCGTCTACGGGCTGCCTTCTTTCCCTTCAGGCTCGTCGTGGTGTCAGGTTGTCGTTCCGCACCATCCTGGTTCAGTCCGCCTGCCTGGACGTTTAGCACGCCCTCACCATTGGCTGCCCGCCCGCGCTTCCGTTTTTTGCGACGTTTCTGGGAAGTGGACGCACCCTCACTCTTTCGCGCAGGTTGTTCCTGCGCGGCGAGTGCTTGATCGACGGGTCCGGTCACAGCACTGGACGGAATTTGCCCGTCCGTTTCAGGCACTCCGTTGACGACACCGTTTGCCTGTGTCGCAGAGTTGCCCTTGGGGCGCTTGCCAGACTTGCGCTTTCGGCGTCGTCTGGATGTTCCCCCGGGCTCCCTGGGAGCCCCGCTGGTTCCGGACACATCAGGGGTACGACGCCCTTTCTCGGGCGGTTCCTGACCTGACTGAGTCACGTTTTTGCCTTTCAGATCTCCAGTGCTGCCGCCGTTTTTCAAGGGGCGCTGCTGGGGACTGCGTCTTTCGTTGACAAAACTGTAACAGGTTGACCCTCGCCGGAAAAGCTTTCCTTGAAACGAATGCATACAGTCTTTCGCGAGACTTTCCACAGGCATGCAATTTCACAAAAAAGTCGTCGACGGGTCTTGCAATCGTGAATGTGATGGATGTATATGCGGCACACCAATCGAGAGCGACCAATCATTTCGCCCTGTACCGACGATTGGCAGCTCGCCTTGTGAGCATTGTTGGGGAATAGGTTAACGGTAGACCCACGGACTCTGACTCCGTTAGTCCTGGTTCGAATCCAGGTTCCCCAGCCAACCTCGTCTTCTGAAAAAACTAGCCTGATGCTGAAGACGCACCTGTCCGTGTCAGTTTACATCTAGTTCCGTTCGATCAAGTTGCTTGCCGTCTGATTACCTTGCTGGCACAGCGCAGTGCGCCATTTGCATGGGCAAGGCTTTCCCAGCCGAAGACCAGCTTGGGATCGAAGCCGAGATCTTTCCAGATCCTGGCGTTCTCCGCGTCGAATTCCGTGAACCTGCTCTCTTCGCCGAAGCATGGCAACCACATGATTGGTTTGCCATTTCCCTCTCGTACCGCATTTTCCAGAATAACGTTGTTGTAGAGTCGCGGTCTGACTGCGTTCTTTACGTCGACCCCACAGGGAACTGGATTGCGGATGATTTCGAAACCCTGGTCCCTCAACCAATGTTCCGACGCATCGAGAAGTCTCTTTTCCCGTTTTGCCTTGCTGATGGCTTCTGGGGCCACGGCCACCGGGTCTGCCAGCAATAACAAGTGCTTGCCGTTGTGGCGCAAACCTGTTGGAGAGACATATCTGTCAACATGGCTTTCGCACCGCTCAATGGTCGTAACCAGATCCGGCCTTAAGTGATAAAATGGAAGGTCCCCGAGCAAATCATTCGCTGTTTGCCAGTCCAGGTCTCTCTCACGGTTAGAATCTGCAGTGTTCTTGCCGGCCCTGATTTCTTGAGCATCGACGGCGGGCTTTTCGAACAAGTCTTGTCTTCGGTATCCCCAATAGCAGACAGGTCTGTTATCGAGTTCACCGATACGTCGATCTGCGGCAAGCAAAGTGCTGTCACCGCCATACTTGTTTGAGGCTGATCTCAGCCGGCTTGTGTGACCGATGAGACGAAAGCCCTCACCAACGATCTCGTCTCCACCCGGCAAAAAGAGTGGCAGATCGTGGCAGGCGACAGAAAGGTGTTCGGCCAATAACCCCGGCAAGATGCCCCTGGGCCAGTCGCATGCTGGAGCGGCAATCCGCAGGTCGTTGCCTCGCATTTGTACCAGGATGGAATCCTGTGCCCAGATATCTGCACTTTCAAGCGGCCTAGCGCCTGCCAGGACAATGTCAAAGCGACACTCGGTCTGTGTTTCGATCCAGCTTCTTGCAGCCGCCTCGTTAAATGCATCGGCAAATACCAGGATTGAAACGCTCGAAGGCATGGCCTTGAGCAGATTTCCGATCGCGGCGAGTATCTTTTCGGCGTGAGGATTGCCGGGATCAAAGACCTTTTGAGGTAGTGAGATCGCTATCGTTTCAATCAGACCGCCACAATCCGGCACGATTGACCATGTGGTCCTGGCTTTTACAATCTCCATTTTCATTAGCTGTCACCTGCCAAGAACTTCTTTTTCAAGTGACTTGAGAAAAAGGGTGTTCTGTATTTTCCAACTGTCCTGACCATCATGCGTCTCAATCTCGATGTTCTCTTTCAGATTGGTCAGGAGCTTTTGAGCGTCTTGTCGTTTCAAGCTCTGCTCGAACTCGGGCAGGCACTTCAGAAAGTGAGCGCTTTCAGCTTCGGAAAGTCCTGTTTCGCTCAGCACGCGCACCCAGGTGCGCGTGGAAAAATGCAGACCGGTTGCAGCTTTCAGCAATGCATCGTGTGCGCTCTCGACAATGAACCCGCCTTTCAAAGCTGCAGACAGAGTCGCCTCCGCATCCACCAGCGCCAGTGTCAGCGGGCGATAGCCCAGTTCTGCCGGAGCGTGCGAAACAGCAACATCCGCATCCGATTGACGCCTTCCCGCTTGGTAGTCTGCAAAAATTGCCCCGACACCAACCATCCCGAATGGGAAACACTCTGCAGCCCGTAATGCGCCCATGCTGGCCGCGCCGTACACCCTGCACCCCTCCTGTAGGGCGAACAGGATTTCCTTGTGCCAGACAGAAGGTGTGGAATTGAAGTAACCATCAATCAATCCGATCACGCGGCGCCCCTGCCCCACGGCTCGCAGAATGTCTCCGCGTGCCGCAGGTGGGAACACGTCTAGGCTATCAAAAAGATCGCCGGCCAAGCCGTGAACGCTCGGTCCTGCAAAAACGACGGGTTTCAACATGCAGTGCTCAGCACTTCCGTCGTCAGCAGTATCGAGTTCATGGACATTTCGGAGAAGCTGCCGGAATGCGCGTCAAGGCCTGTGACGATCGTCCTCACCACGTGAACGTCCGGGACCGGCGATTTGAGCGGAAACATGTAGGCATCTTCAATGCCAGCCGCCCGCATCAGCTTCAGGACATCCTGCCACCCCATGGACGACTGCCTTGCAGGGCGGAACTCAGCCTCAAGTTTGGCAAGAGGAATGAGTGGTGGCTGGTTCCTGGCTACGCCATCCTTGGACTGCTGAAAACGATCCATCGCAAGGTCGTCGCGCGCACCGGCGATGTCCGTCAGACGTGACTGCACCGCTTCAAGCAAAGCTGCGAGTATCGCCTCGGCAACGTTCGTCCGGCAGGCAATTCCGGCAGGAGCACGCGAAATGACACCGGATGGCCCATTCACCTGCCGCGAGATGACAGCGGCAATGACCGGAAGTTTCACGCGTCCTGGAAGAGCGTATATGTGAAGATCAAGCCCGGCTTTTGAGACCTTCTCCAGAATGGCGTCTAGATCGGCGTTCGCGCCCTCGTAGTCGGTGACCTCCCGGATATTATTGACGAACAAACCGAAAGTATCGACCACACTGGACGCGTCATGTTCCACGAGCTCAAGCAGGGCGTGTTCGATGGCCTTGTCGATCGAGAAATGTGCCGCCAACCCCTGGGATGTCATACGGAAGGCATGACGGTCCCAAGGCATATCGCTACGCATGTCCATCCCGACCAATTCGTAGGGCGCGAAGCGTTGCTCGCCGGAAATCAGGGACGTTCCAGGAACCCAGGCGCGCTGGCGGGTCGGGTCGAGCTGATGCGGGTTGACCCTTGCTAGATCAAAGAACGGAATGACGCTCCTTTGCTGACGCGCCATGTCTTCGATCGTCGCGAATTCCGTGACGTGCTGTCGCGGTTGTTCGGCGACAGCACATTCCACGGCTTCCATGATCGCTGAAATCTTCGCCTGATCGTCGGTCACACCTTTTCCCTGGGAAACGGAAAGAGACCTGGAATTCGGCCTGGTTGCGAACCAGACCGGGATCCCGATCGTGTCCAGCCCGGTGATCTCACCCAATCTGGTAATGCCGAAGCTGCGCAGGAATTGCGGAGAGAAAGGATCGGATTGCACAGCGAATACCTCCTGTAGCGGTGCGATTTTGCCAGTCAGGCCGCCTTCCGGATCAATCGTCCGAAAGCACGGCATCCTGAAGCGTGTCGGGATTTCCGGAATCAGAACCAGAGCCGGTCTTGGAAACCGGATCCTGGATCGGCGCCCAGCTCAGCCTGTTGAGGTCCCAATCGCTGTCGTCGACATCAGTGAGGAAGGCAAAATCGACATCCGAGATCGTGCTGCCTTGTTTGATTGCCTGGTAGATACCTTCCGACTCGACCTGGCTGAGGCTTGTTTCCGGATTGCCGTCACTTTCGGCGAACAGGACGCGGGCAGCAGCAGCAATGCGTGCATAGCCGTCGACACCGGCATTTTGCGCTTCGTAAGCCAGAATTGTCTGGTGCGACACACGAGATACGCGCAGCGGATCCATTCGCAAAAAAACAACTCCATGACCGCGTTTTCCGATCACGTAAAATGACGAATTAGGCATAATTTTCTCCTGTAAATGGGTTTACTTAGTCGAAGCCGGCGAGTTTCAGACCTTCCAGAAAGATCTTGTTGTTCTCTGGATTCTTGTCTGGTTGGAAGCGAACGATTTCCTGTGCGGTCATCCCCGGATAAACATCCATGAGACGCCGTGCATATTGTCTTGCGCTCTCGATTTGCCCGTCGAGAGCGAGGCTTGCCGTCAGGACGCGCAATGCAGGTTCCTCGTCGTCCATCTGCTTGCACAGCCGGACGGCCTCTGCGTAGTCGGCCAGCTTGAAGGCGATGCTCGCACCCGCCCACCAGTAGATGTCCGGTGCAAGTGGATTGAGATCGATCGCGTGCTTGAAACGCTTCCAGGCGTCCTTGGGCTTGCCGAAATGCGCAAGCGCATCTGCGTGCTGTATGAGCAGATCCGAAGAGTTGGGGCTCAAGGTCTCGGCTTCCTGGAACTTGGCTTCCGAGGTCGTGTAATCACGTTGGTAAAGCGCGATGACCGCAGCCATCCAGTAGCCGATACCGGCCGTCGAATCGATCTCGATGGCTGCGTCCGCTTCCGCCTTGGCGCGGTGAAGAAGGTGCGGATCCGTCCCCCCGAGCAGCAACCATTCCAGTTGCATTGTCTGCGCTATGCGAGCGCGGGCGATGGACAGGTCCTTGTCGTACGTGAGACCTTGCCGGAATTCCTTTCTGGCCCGGCGGATCATGCTCAGATTACAGGTCTTGATGAGGTTCTGCCCCCGCAAGACGTGCAGATAGCTCTGGGCATTGATCGACCGACCGGAGTCGAGCATCTGTCGCTCGATCTGCTGGGCGAGATTGGCTGCCACGGTTTTTGCAAGAAGCCGGAAGGTATAGTGAAGGTCCTCCGGCTCCATCGAATACTCCGCAGACCAGATGATCTCCCCTGTGCCGTCATCGATAACGGTAAAGGAAATCTTTTGGCTGCCCGGGAGCAGAAAACTCTGCACGGAGTAGTTGGACCGAATTTTTTCCCAGTTGCTTAAATTGCCGCCGCGAAAGTCACGCATCGTACTGAACGGCGAGACCACGACAAATGTCTTGAATCTGGAGAAACTGTTCGCGACATCCTCGACGAATGCCTCGGCAAGCTGCGCATCCGGATGTTGATCGATGTGGCGGGGCGACGAAAAGGCAACGCGCGGAACCGGTGGTTTGGGAGGTGCCGGACGCTCCTCAACCGGTTTGACCCCCGTCGGTGCGACCCAGACTGTTCCTGAAGGCTTGCTGCTTGTATTGCCAGGCACACGAGGCAAGGCAGGATTGAGAACCGAATTCATCAACCGGTCGATACGATCGACGCCATCCTGATCGCCACACCTGCCATAAGCTTTTGAAATGATACGATAGCATTCGGGGCTGTCAGGTTCGAAAGCCAGAAGCCGATCAGCGATCTTGCCGATGTTGCCGCCACGATCCGCTCCGAAGCGTGTCGTTTCCTCAAGGGCTGCTGCTGCTCTGTTAAACAGTTTCTCCCTCAGGCTCGCGCGCTCGGTCAGCAGCCAAAGGTTCAGCTGTTCACCTTCGAACTCCATGCCATCGAGCAGTTCACCGGTGAACTGCTCTATCCCGGACATCATGCCTTCAAGGTCGGTAGCCTTGCAGGACTGGAGAAAAGCGGCCAGATCGGAACTTTGCGCCCCGGGCCCAAGACTGATTCTGGTCTGGGTCGTTTCAATGAGCGGTCCGGCTTCGGGCTGCCTGCTTTGAACCCTCACAAGCAGTTGCCTGAGGTTTGCCATGGCCCTGGTTTGAGCGACATCCTCCCAAAGCAGGGCAGCCGCCTTTTGACGCGCAAGCTCGTTGCCAGGAACAAGCAACAATACTGCAAGCAACGCGTATCCCTTGGCAGGAAAAGGGGTATTCCGCGAGTAATACACTGACGGAACGCCAAGTAGTCGAATATTAGTGCCTGAACTACTTTTATTCATCACGTTGCCCCCTGGTAATTTTTTCTAACACAGTTCCCCCCACAGAAGAACACCACTGCCGTGACGGAGTCACGCCTGTGTGACGGCGCTATTGGGAATGTAGCTTTGCCGAAGGGACGAAGAGTGATCACACTTCGCGGCCAATAGCAAAAAACTACGTATTATCAGATAGTAAGGAAACCATTCATGTCTGGTAAGATCTCCTTCAGGAGGACCTATGCGGGGTACGGAGACAATGTACGACCATTTGAAAGGGCTAACGACATAGGATCCGTTATTACGGAATTTCTTTGGTACGAAGGTTCTCCATTTTATCCTCTTGGCGATTTGATCTCCGCAAATATCAGTTCCGTCTGGCTTGGTGCGGGAGAGCCGACGAAAGACGACGAAGACAATCTGGATCTCGTTTTCAAAATGCCTGAAAGCGACGGGGGCAATTTTTTCGAAATCGTTCTCAGGTCCAGCGGTGGCACTTCTTATGGTGGCTGGGCCTGGGGTCAGGATCTGGAAGTAACCGACACAGTGGTTTCCGGTCACAGAGTGCTTGTCGCTCATGCAAACGAACTTAGTGTATTTCTCGAATATTCTCTCGAAAAAGGAAAATACGTTCAGCGAAACGTAGAATCCGATTGCAAGATCACGACTTCTACAGTCAGAAAACTGACAAAAATGGCAAAGAGACACTGATTTTTTTAGGAATAACTAGGCACACCGAGCGTATTTGAGGTGAAAACGCCGCTTTTGTTTGAGGCTATTGAAAGGATTACCCGTTCAAAGAAGTTCGTTCATCTTCTTTGAAAGCCCGGGCCGCTCCCGGAAGCAACTGATTGTATCCCACCACAATCGCTTCCGGGGGCGGTCTTATTCGTTCAACCAACCCCGAAAGCTCCAAGAAGCCCTTGGCTAACCGGCCTTCCGGTCGGTGCTTTGTCGTGTTGCGGTTTTCAGTCGGTTGAACCCCATGGAGAGATGTGCTCGCCTAATCAAGGCTGCGGCCTGGAAGTCTCCAAGTCGAACAGCATTCGAAATTTCCGCGATTTCGCCGCAGAAGATGGCGACCTCCGTTGGCAGGTCCTTTTCATCTATCAAAGTCAGCCAGATGCGACAGGTCTTGTAGAACAGCTTTTCAGAAACTTCGCGCAGCGGCATGTTCAGTGTGAGCTGCAAGAAGGCCTGAAAGAAATCGATATTGAGTCGGGCAAAAACCGCACGATCCGGCGTTGAGCTCAATCGCTCCGCCCGAATTTTGAGACTGTTGAATGTGGCTTCCAGTTCCGAGTCGAGAGAACGCGGGCCCAACCTGCCGGTCAATTCATTCAGCTCAAGCCTGAGTTCATAGACCTGCGCCAGCTCTTCCAGATCCACTTCAGTCACCAGTGTGCCTACGCCTTGCTGCGACAACAACAACCCGTCTGCTTCGAGTATCTGCAGCGCCTTGCGCAATGGCGAGCGACTGACACCGAATTCAGATGCCAACGCCTCTTCACTCAGTTGCGTTCCAGGCGGATAGACAAGCATGCAGATCCGGTCTCTCAGAACGGAATACATGATCTGAAACCGTTCCTGAGCGCTTGCGGCCTGGTTCAACAGGTCTGCAACGTCGGCCGTCGCTGTTATGTCCTGATCGGTCATGAGGCCTGTAACAAGGTCCTTTCCAGTCCCGTGAGCATGTCGAGACATTTTTCGAGCTGGTCAACGGCCAGATATTCATCAGGCTTGTGCGCCTGTGCGATGGACCCCGGGCCACAAACCACAACGGAAAGCCCCAGGGCCTGAAACAACCCGGCCTCGGTGCCAAATGAAACGACATCACACAGGTTCGCGCCAGTGAGCGATGTAACGATGTCCCGTGCTTCGTTTTCCGGCATCACGGCCAGTCCGGCGACTTCTCCTATAATTTCGGTGACAATCTCAGCATCGGGATAGACGGACGTCATTTGAGGCAACAGCACGTCCTGGCAATAGGCTTCCAGGGCAGACTTTATCTCAAGTGCGTCCTGCATCCGAACCGGGCGCATTTCCCACTCCACCGCGCAATGCCGAGCAATGACATTGCGTGCAGAGCCGCCGTCTATCCGGCCAACCTGAAGTGTGGTCCATGGCGGTGAGTAGCGCTCGCTGTCAGGACCTGACTTGTCCTTCATGGTTTCTGCCAGTTCCATCATCCTGGAGATGAAAGCGGCGGCAACGTGGATAGCGTTGACCCCCTTGTCCGGTTCGGAGGCATGCCCATCGGTGCCGTGGAACGCTGTCGTATATTCGTAACACCCCTTGTGCCCCTCAATGACCCGCATTTCCGTCGGCTCACCGATAATCGCTACGGAAGGACGAATATCACTGCGCTTCAGTTCCTCAACCAGATGCCTGGCGCCAAAGCAGCCGACTTCCTCATCATAGGTCAAGGCGACATGCAGCGGCCGTTTCAGGTCGAGTAGCGCATAGTCCTGCGTTTTCGTGAGGACCGCAGCGATATAGCCTTTCATGTCGCAACTGCCTCGCCCGTACAGCAAGCCACCTTCTTCGCGCATCTGATACGGGTTGCAGGTCCACTCTGTGGGATCTGCCGGTACGACGTCCGTGTGCCCTGACAAGACAATTCCGCCGGAGACATTTGGGCCAATTGTTGCGAACAGGTTGGCTTTCTTGCCGGTCGCATCCTTGGAAACTGTCACTTGAGCACCAGCTTCACGAAGCAGGGTCGCGGCAAAGCTGATCAATTCAAGATTGCTGTCTGCCGAAACCGTCGGAAAACCGATCAAGCGATCCAGTATGGAAATCGTCCGGGTCAACAAGTCCGAGCGCATATTCACCTCAGGACTTCACGAACAATCTGCGGGGCCTGTTGCACAGGCATTCTGCAGGTCCGTTTTCCTTGATGAGGATGCTCTCTGTGATTTCCAGTCCCCACCCATCCATCCAAAGCCCCGGCATGAAGTGAAAGGTCATGCCGGGTTTCAGAACGGTGTTGTCTTCTTCGCGAATGGAAATTGTGCGTTCGCCCCAATCAGGTGGATAGGAAATGCCGATCGGGTACCCTGCCCGCGCGCCGCGTTCGATCCCCGCGGCCTCAAGAGGTTTCGCCAATGCACGTGCGATGTCACCCGCGGTATTGCCGGCCCTTGCGGTGTCCAGGCCGGCTTCGAGCCCCTCGACCAACGCCTTCTCGGCATCAAGCAGGTACTGTTCCGGCTTGCCAAGAAAAACGGTGCGGCACAACGGGGCATGATAGCGGCGGAAACAGCCGGAGAGTTCGAAAAATGTCGCCTCGCCTTCCTGCATGAAACGTCCGTCCCACGTCAGGTGCGGAGCGGACGCATCCGCGCCACTGGGAAGCAGCGGCACGATAGCCGGATAGTCCCCCCAGGCGTCGTCCAATCCTCGGATGGCGTCGGCGTAGATCTCTGCAACAAGGTCGGCCTTGCGCATACCCGGCACAACACGCTCCAAGACACCGTCCATGATTTTCTCGGAAATCCTGGCTGCCTTGCGCATGAACACGAGTTCTTCGTCGGATTTGACTGCCCTCAACCAGTTGACCATGCTTGTGGCGTCGATGAATTCAGCGTTCGGCAACTCACTTTGCAGCGTCAGGAACGCCTTGGCCGAGAAGTAGTAGTTCTCAAGTTCAACGCCAATCTTCTTGTTCGCGTACCCCCTCAATTCCAGCAGCCTGGCAAGGTCCTGCATGGGGTGGCGCTCAGACGACTGAATGAAATGATCGGCGTAGGAAGCGACGCGTGCGTCGTCCATCCAGACGGTTCGACGGGCACCATTGGCATCCTGCCTGCGTCCCCACCAGATCGGTTCTTCGTCCAGAAAGACAACGACCCCCTGATGCACATAGAAAGACCATCCGTCATAGCCTGTGGTCCAGGCCATATTGGAAGGGTCTTCGAGAAACAGGACATCTATTCCCCGTTTTGACATGTCGCTACGGACAAGATCGAGACGGCGTTGATACTCGGCACTGCTGAAAGGAAGGTCGTGACCTGGCATGATTGGGCCTCGTCGTTTATTTGTACACAAATAAGAACTCAGCCATTTCAGAAATCAAGAAAATAAACACATCAGAACATCATCACTTGCACTTTAAAGGTCATTTGTACACAAATGAGCATGTTCCCCCTTGCAGGATCTTCATGATGACCACGAGCGATACCGGAAATAGTCCATGCAACTGACGCTTACGGATATTTTCGAAGCGCGAAGAGCCATCGCCGGGAGAGTGGTCAGGACACCCCTCCTGCCCTCGCGATTCATGACCGAGCAAACCGGACAGCCATTCTTCCTGAAAATGGAGACGATGCAGCCAACAGGTGCGTTCAAGTTGCGCGGTGCGACGAACGCGGCCCGCAATGCGCCCGAAGGCACCACGACGCTCACATGCTGCTCGACCGGAAATCATGGCCGCGGTGTTGCCTATGCGGCACGGGAACTTGGCTTGAAGGCGATTATCTGCATGTCATCCCTGGTTCCGCAGACCAAGCTGGATGGCATCAGAGCCATTGGGGCCGAAACTCGTATCGTCGGCAACAGCCAGGACGATGCTCTTGCCGAGTGCCGTAAGCTGGGTCAGGCAACCGGCGTCTTTGAAATCTCACCGTTCGACGATCCATACGTGATTGCAGGCCAAGGCACCATCGGGCTTGAGATTCTGGAAGATGTTCCAAACCTCGACACGCTTCTTGTCCCCCTTTCAGGAGGCGGGCTTGCCGCGGGTGTCGCGCTTGCCGCTAAATCCATCAATCCACAGGTCCGTGTTGTCGGACTAACC includes these proteins:
- the argE gene encoding acetylornithine deacetylase, encoding MRSDLLTRTISILDRLIGFPTVSADSNLELISFAATLLREAGAQVTVSKDATGKKANLFATIGPNVSGGIVLSGHTDVVPADPTEWTCNPYQMREEGGLLYGRGSCDMKGYIAAVLTKTQDYALLDLKRPLHVALTYDEEVGCFGARHLVEELKRSDIRPSVAIIGEPTEMRVIEGHKGCYEYTTAFHGTDGHASEPDKGVNAIHVAAAFISRMMELAETMKDKSGPDSERYSPPWTTLQVGRIDGGSARNVIARHCAVEWEMRPVRMQDALEIKSALEAYCQDVLLPQMTSVYPDAEIVTEIIGEVAGLAVMPENEARDIVTSLTGANLCDVVSFGTEAGLFQALGLSVVVCGPGSIAQAHKPDEYLAVDQLEKCLDMLTGLERTLLQAS
- a CDS encoding GntR family transcriptional regulator is translated as MTDQDITATADVADLLNQAASAQERFQIMYSVLRDRICMLVYPPGTQLSEEALASEFGVSRSPLRKALQILEADGLLLSQQGVGTLVTEVDLEELAQVYELRLELNELTGRLGPRSLDSELEATFNSLKIRAERLSSTPDRAVFARLNIDFFQAFLQLTLNMPLREVSEKLFYKTCRIWLTLIDEKDLPTEVAIFCGEIAEISNAVRLGDFQAAALIRRAHLSMGFNRLKTATRQSTDRKAG
- a CDS encoding SARP family transcriptional regulator, whose protein sequence is MLAVLLLVPGNELARQKAAALLWEDVAQTRAMANLRQLLVRVQSRQPEAGPLIETTQTRISLGPGAQSSDLAAFLQSCKATDLEGMMSGIEQFTGELLDGMEFEGEQLNLWLLTERASLREKLFNRAAAALEETTRFGADRGGNIGKIADRLLAFEPDSPECYRIISKAYGRCGDQDGVDRIDRLMNSVLNPALPRVPGNTSSKPSGTVWVAPTGVKPVEERPAPPKPPVPRVAFSSPRHIDQHPDAQLAEAFVEDVANSFSRFKTFVVVSPFSTMRDFRGGNLSNWEKIRSNYSVQSFLLPGSQKISFTVIDDGTGEIIWSAEYSMEPEDLHYTFRLLAKTVAANLAQQIERQMLDSGRSINAQSYLHVLRGQNLIKTCNLSMIRRARKEFRQGLTYDKDLSIARARIAQTMQLEWLLLGGTDPHLLHRAKAEADAAIEIDSTAGIGYWMAAVIALYQRDYTTSEAKFQEAETLSPNSSDLLIQHADALAHFGKPKDAWKRFKHAIDLNPLAPDIYWWAGASIAFKLADYAEAVRLCKQMDDEEPALRVLTASLALDGQIESARQYARRLMDVYPGMTAQEIVRFQPDKNPENNKIFLEGLKLAGFD
- a CDS encoding TfuA-like protein, with amino-acid sequence MKPVVFAGPSVHGLAGDLFDSLDVFPPAARGDILRAVGQGRRVIGLIDGYFNSTPSVWHKEILFALQEGCRVYGAASMGALRAAECFPFGMVGVGAIFADYQAGRRQSDADVAVSHAPAELGYRPLTLALVDAEATLSAALKGGFIVESAHDALLKAATGLHFSTRTWVRVLSETGLSEAESAHFLKCLPEFEQSLKRQDAQKLLTNLKENIEIETHDGQDSWKIQNTLFLKSLEKEVLGR
- the eutB gene encoding hydroxyectoine utilization dehydratase EutB, with the protein product MQLTLTDIFEARRAIAGRVVRTPLLPSRFMTEQTGQPFFLKMETMQPTGAFKLRGATNAARNAPEGTTTLTCCSTGNHGRGVAYAARELGLKAIICMSSLVPQTKLDGIRAIGAETRIVGNSQDDALAECRKLGQATGVFEISPFDDPYVIAGQGTIGLEILEDVPNLDTLLVPLSGGGLAAGVALAAKSINPQVRVVGLTMDRGAAMKTSIDAGRPVEVPEVASLADSLGGGIGLDNRLSFAMCRDLLDEIILVTEGEIYRAMQALYYEDSHVAEGACVVGIAAILAGKLTAPEGPVATIITGRNVDMVQFTKVMTGQDVMLGDYLLEGKRYGA
- a CDS encoding YcaO-like family protein; translation: MQSDPFSPQFLRSFGITRLGEITGLDTIGIPVWFATRPNSRSLSVSQGKGVTDDQAKISAIMEAVECAVAEQPRQHVTEFATIEDMARQQRSVIPFFDLARVNPHQLDPTRQRAWVPGTSLISGEQRFAPYELVGMDMRSDMPWDRHAFRMTSQGLAAHFSIDKAIEHALLELVEHDASSVVDTFGLFVNNIREVTDYEGANADLDAILEKVSKAGLDLHIYALPGRVKLPVIAAVISRQVNGPSGVISRAPAGIACRTNVAEAILAALLEAVQSRLTDIAGARDDLAMDRFQQSKDGVARNQPPLIPLAKLEAEFRPARQSSMGWQDVLKLMRAAGIEDAYMFPLKSPVPDVHVVRTIVTGLDAHSGSFSEMSMNSILLTTEVLSTAC
- the doeA gene encoding ectoine hydrolase DoeA (DoeA (degradation of ectoine A) is also called EutD (ectoine utilization D).) is translated as MPGHDLPFSSAEYQRRLDLVRSDMSKRGIDVLFLEDPSNMAWTTGYDGWSFYVHQGVVVFLDEEPIWWGRRQDANGARRTVWMDDARVASYADHFIQSSERHPMQDLARLLELRGYANKKIGVELENYYFSAKAFLTLQSELPNAEFIDATSMVNWLRAVKSDEELVFMRKAARISEKIMDGVLERVVPGMRKADLVAEIYADAIRGLDDAWGDYPAIVPLLPSGADASAPHLTWDGRFMQEGEATFFELSGCFRRYHAPLCRTVFLGKPEQYLLDAEKALVEGLEAGLDTARAGNTAGDIARALAKPLEAAGIERGARAGYPIGISYPPDWGERTISIREEDNTVLKPGMTFHFMPGLWMDGWGLEITESILIKENGPAECLCNRPRRLFVKS